In the bacterium genome, one interval contains:
- a CDS encoding AlpA family transcriptional regulator has protein sequence MNTILRLPTVMKRTGLPKSTLYKMVRAKQFPQPIRLSTRSVGWVEGDVDCWIQQRIETTHHVNE, from the coding sequence ATGAATACCATATTACGACTGCCCACGGTGATGAAACGCACAGGGCTTCCCAAAAGCACCCTTTATAAAATGGTGCGAGCCAAACAATTCCCACAGCCTATTCGGCTGTCTACCCGCTCTGTCGGTTGGGTAGAAGGGGACGTTGATTGCTGGATTCAGCAACGTATTGAGACAACGCATCACGTTAATGAATAG